Part of the Triplophysa rosa linkage group LG3, Trosa_1v2, whole genome shotgun sequence genome, TGCACTAAGAGCAGACAATCTTTCTGATCTGCTTCAAGATGGATCAGTGCCATAACTGGACCAAATTCTAACAACTAGACAAAGTTCTGTTGTTCTTTTTGCATGCATCAAACCAAACGGCCACAACGCTTAACTTGCTGATGCTTGTAGtcatgctttgttttgtttgtttgcaggaTAACCTCACAGTACCAAACACCTGTCGTGTTTGGGTCAAATAAGCTAATGGTGTTATTGTATAGCTGCTGAAGTACGTCACAGTGGGTAGGTTGTGTGATGTTGTGTTTTGCTAACGTGTGTCTGTGTTCCGATGATGTGCGAGTCCAAAAAAACTTGATATGATATATCAACGCTACTATAATCTTACTGTGAATGTAAACGTGTAGTTCTACTTCAATGCCGTTGCCTCAGATGTCTCGTATGTTGTTACTGAAGGTGGTTAGGGGTcagattttaattttattataaaggtCAAAATAGTACATGTTCTCACTCGAATTATGATCATAATAGTTTCTCTCTCGCTTTACAGACCATTTGATCATTTGTCAGCCTCTTGTAGTGGTGTATGTAACATTGTCCAATGAGAATATGAAAGgtcatattttatattgttttcagTAAATAAAGGGATTGTTTTTCCCTGCCGTGTTTTGAACCTCTGAGATGATTTATTCCTACTAAAGAGAACCAGCTGCAGTCTAGAGAAAGCTttctgagaaaaaaatcatgaggAACATTGAAATGTGGGTGGTAATGGAAATGCAATGTGTTGAAAAATAATACATGAGCAATTCTAAAGGATCTTCAgcttttgcaaataatagttgaATGGTACTCAAAAtaatacagaaaaataaacaacattcattcattcttggCATCAACAGTATTTTCTCTGACAACTACAGTGCATAAATCTGTTTGGATGTGTTTTCATAACTGCTGCTTATTCTGGTTAATGTTCACCATTGCTGCACATTTTATTAtatgaaatattgtttttgttattttttaagttttaattaGTTTTAGAAACCTTAAGAAGCGATGTTATTTTGTTATTCGTAAAACTAACCAAATGCGTTTTACGGTCCGTTTAGTTTTAAACTACATTAACCAGCGGGCTGTGCGCGCGGGTAAATTGTAGTCCGGAAGTTTTGCTTTCGTCTGCTGAGGTCGTACAGTATGAACGATGTAATTCGTTATCAGTGTTGTTAATCTAATGACGGATGGTGAATTAACCAGATTTACGCGTCGCTCGTCTTTGCCTTCGCCGGTTCATCTGTCAGATGTGAAACACAAGCGCTTCGGAATGGCAGATGAAGTGTTTATGAACTGGACGGTCATTGTGCTCACGTGTCAACATAAAGACAGTGTTTATGCTTTCCAGAGAGGTgagttcatattttttttatatcccCTGTGCGTGCAGATGTATTAAAAAGTGCATTTATTTTCCCCATGAACTTAACGttacattcaattttttttcttgaacCTTATGAGACAATTGTGTAGATGCtaccaaacatgtttttttattgaactAAAACCATGGTAAGGTATTTTGTAATGGGCTGCCATGTTAATACTGTGGTATGAGTTTGGTTTCATACAGCACCATTGTAATAACATCTGATACCAtaactgcatttgcaaaaaaTTGCtatgttaaaaatgaacaaatattgATTGTTTTGCACTACTGTATGTTAATACAGTGCGTAACGTGTTTAAATACCATGTTTCATGTGTAAATGTACTCCAGACTGTACCAGTTACCCCATTCAAAACAAACCTGATTGTCGACATTAAAGTATAGAGTCatgtatgtatgtttgtgtgtttcagagttGGAAGTGAGACAGAAGCGGGGTGTTCTCTCAGCTGGAGCTCTCCTGCTCACTGTTCCTGACCCACACGCCCGGCTGGGCAGCGGCGGGGCGACACTGAACGCCCTTCTGGTGGCTGCTGAGCACCTGAGCGCTAGAGCTGGATATAGTGTAAGGTTTACATCGCAGTGATAGGCTGTGTGTGTTCAGATTAAATTAgtttaaataagtttaaatagcTGGAACTCTAAAATTGTACAGAATGTGTGCAGGACAGCCAATGGCATACCATAATTGGCAACTAAAGTTCACCCCAGAATGAAAATgaagactttcttttttctccacAACACAAAAGGAGAGATTTTGTTGGTAAacgaaaaccgttggtccccattcacttgcgttggttttgtgtccgtacaatagaagtcaatggggaccaacggtttttggttaccaacattatgaaaaatgttttttttgtgtgttctgcagaagaaagaaagttattcAGGGTTAAAAAAATGACGAGTAATTGAGTAATTGATgactgggtgaactatccctttaaggatccAAATCGTGCTGCATATCATATTTGAAAAAGGATTTTCGGTTTGGAAACTTTTTAAACTTCTTATTCAGCAAACGTTTGATGTTTTCTGGAACTGATAATATTACATGAGGATCTTCCTCCAAAACATATTTCAGTttctaaatgtgtgtttgtttgcgttTAGGTGGTGAATGCTGATGTTCTGGACGATGCTCATATTCTCATCTTGCACACGGTCCGTAATGAAATCTACTTTTTAGATAAATGTGATTGTCAAACCTGTTCTGAcaggcgtgtgtgtgttttcagggtAGAGATTTCCCATGGGATGGCTGCAGCAGGGCTTTCTGCTGGATGTCTGTTCAAAGATCAGCATCTGTAGAAGGACCGGTTTGCTGCTTAGATCTGCTATTAGATTGTTTGTCCACGAAGGTTGGCAAAACACACAGCTACTGTATACACACAAATTGATTCATGCACACGCACTTTCTGAGgcttaatatttttgtttttcagatttGCGTTGGGTCTCCGCCAGGTGTTTGGGTCTGCAGCACTGATATGATCCTCAATATTCCAACACGACAGTGTGAGCTAACTATAAATAGTTTATAAACTATAAACAGTTTTATTATGATCATATATTAACTCGCATCTACTTTTATTCACATTCAAAGTGTATTGAACCAATGGATTCGTGGTTAGAAAAACACTTTGTCATAAAGTTTGAACTGTTTTCTATCCTGTGAGTTGTAAAGATTTTGCAGCTAGACAGATCATTTTAATCTTGCTCTGCAGTGATGTCATGGGACGGGTTCTCTGGTGTCCGAGTTGTTGCGTTGCCGGGTGATGTTTCCTTTGCTGTTCAACACGGCGTCTATGTCGCTGATAAAGAGGTGCGTCTTGGGAAAAAAGGTTCATTTTTGATGACACCAGTGGATGTTTTTGATTTCTTAAATAATTGATTTTACAGGCCAGAGTGCGCAACATCATCTATAAGGGCTCAAAGGACAAGATCATGTGTGCTGCAATGCCTGATGGGAAGTTGCCATTGGTATGAATATGATTATTTGTGTTTGCTAAAGCACACGtcttgtttacataaaatataaaatggtttaaaaatgaTGTTGTGTCTCTGTGTATGCAGGTCTCAGGGCCTGTGTTCTTCTCCAAGGCGGTCGCAGAGAGACTCTTACAAACACATGTTACTTCACCGTTGGATGGCTGCACTTATCTCGGCATGGACTCTGGAGCTCCACCTCTTGAGGTAAACAGACCCTATATTGCTCTCTTTCTCTGGTTGGTCTCCCCCTCTCACCTGTTCTTCATTTTTCTTGCAGATATCTCTCTTCCTGGATATCCTGATGTGTCTTTGCTCTGATCTGACAGAGAATGAGTTTATTAATGGAGAGAGACCAGGCTGCACTTCCCCCTCTGGACCTCAGGGGGCAGTAGTGAGAAGCGGCCGTGCTGTGCTGTGGAGAACCCTCAGAGGAGCCTCAATATCTATGTGTATGCTTCTctctttttgctttttaaagacTCTCTATAAGGCACTgagtgcattgcattgtgggatacagtacTCGGTGCTGTATGGTTTGTTGTTGTATACTGCTACATCAACCTGCCAAAAGGGACTACGGATGAAAATTAGCCAGTGTTGGCTAAATCTGGTGCATTTTACATATTGTATGTGTTATTAATGTGCATTGTCCCTGATTAAAACATTGGTAGTTAACAAATAAACGAACTGTTCATgatttataatatacaataagAATAAAGATACATTTTTGCCGTAACACCATAAAACACATGgtgacatttaaagggatagttcacccaaaaataaaaattctgtcatcatttactcacccttttgtcatttcaaacctctatttatttcttctgcagaacacaaaagaaggttcatttttatagttttatatattCAGTTTTTATGTTACAATTACTTGAATTTtagattcattttttacattttgttcgaAATGTTTTGGTATCATACACGACTCATAATCATGTATTGTATCGAATCATGACTTGAGTGTTGAATTAAATTTGACAAAATACAGTTTTTGTCAGGATTGCACAGAATCGTGCCAATAGTTGTTGGTTAAAATCGGACAAATACAATTCTATTGGTGCCTCCCTGTTTAGTGTGATAATGTGATCTTCTAAACATagactttgtttttatttgcagtgTATATTCCAGAGGGCCGCTATGACTATTTGACTCAATCAGGCAGAGAACATGTCGTTCGACTCACTGAATCCAGATCTGACACGAGGATTCTCGCTCATGTTCAGGTGGGAATTGTGATTGTCAATTGGTGTCGGTCTCGTATTATTCTGTTGTCTCTTATCATTCCTTTTTTAAAGCATTCTTTGTTATACAGAACGTAAAGTCTGTGGCGGAGGGAAGCAGGGTCATCAACGGCGTGTTGGAAGGAGATGTTCGTATATCAACAGGAGCTGTCGTTCAGCACTGCCACCTACAGGTCTGGAGGGTTTCAAATCGTCAGTCAGTTGTGCTCTGATGAACATGCACAATAAGACCAAAGAAAAAGATTTTGGTTTTATGTTACATTTCTAACTTTTGTTAAAAGCTTTTCGCAATTTTAAAAGGGTCCAGTTCAGGTGCCTTCTGGGTGTCTGCTGGCAGGGCTGGATCTGATCTCATCACCTTGCCTCCAGCGTCTACCTCTGTCTAATGACATCATCATTCAGGGACACAGAGTGATGCTTGGAGAGATGAAGATAACAGTGCACACTGTCTTTGGAGCTCATGACAGTTTAGAGGCGAGTCTAGAGACGGTTTCTCTAATGCAAAGCACGTGTTTGTTGAAAGAATCAAAGCTAAGAGAGATTTTTATGTCCACACAGGCTCACGATGATGATGTCACTGCTTCATTCCTCAATCATAAATGGAGCGAGTTTTACAGTCGGACTGGAATACAGTAAGAATAAATCATATCTTTTTACCAGAAAGTCTCACAAAAGTCTTTCCAGGGACGCATACTGCTAAAAACCTATACAAATAATGTATACAAATGTAATTGTTgcttaaaaatcaaatcaaatatgaacgcatctgacaaatgcataaatgtaatttaatgtaaaGTTTTGTATTTGCAATTTAACCAATCCTATTTAAGGCCTGTGGACCTTTGGGGACCTGAGAAGACAATGTCCTGCTGTCTCCTGGATGCGCGATTGTTCCCGGTGTTCATGCCTCATTCAGGACCCGTCGGACTGGAGGGGCTCAGTTGGCTGTTGGGGGGTCCTGGTCAACTAAAAAACTGGAGAGATGCCTGGAGACTTTCGCTCCGAGATATTCTCATCCTGACTGACCAGCAGATTGAGCTGCGCTGGAGAGAAGAGCTGTTCTTTAATGTGGGCCGAAAGAGAGTCGTGGACACTTTGCAGGGTCATACAGATCTCAGTTTGCTGGCGTTCTTTAGAGCAGCAGCGTTGGCCGGCCAACACGAGGAGCTGCTGCGCACGCTGGACTCGGGTGAGAAGAGTCTTCAGTGGTTTGTATATGTTGGTTTGTGAAGGTATTGAGcactttctttgttttttttcagtggcTGCAGGCAGCAGTGGTGATCTGGGCATAGCTGCACGTTGTCTCGCCTGCATCGCAGATGTTCTCGGGTGTTTGGCAGGAGAGGGTAAAGGGGGTTTGCGGAGCGGTCCGGCTGCGAATCCTTTATGGGCCGCTGCCTTTAAACTCCTGGAAGATGCAAACTTACCTGCAGGTGTGCAAGAACTGGCCGAGCAAAGAAACCGATGGCTCAGCAGGTCAGagcttcaccccaaaatgaaattcaTTCACTTACCTttttgactttcattcttctgcacaacacaaaagaagatattttgaaaaatgtttggaatgttggtaaccaaacaacattggcccctattgacatgcattttatggacacaaagccactgagacatttctcaaaatatcttcttctagATAAATGATGGCATCATTttgatttttgagtgaactgtccctgaGAGTAGTCGTTGATGATGTCTACAGGCCAGATTTGTTGGTGAGAACTGCCAGGCATTATGAGGGGGCGGGGCAGATATTGCTGCGAAAGGCGGTGATGTCAGCTCGTAAGTTTGTGTTCATTGGTCAAGGCGAGATGCCACCCATGGGTGAATGGCAAGAAGTGGAGTGTCCTGCTCGACTGGATCTGTCAGGTGAGAACAACAAGTACATAACAGGAGACTTTTGAGCTCAGTTtccttgtgttgtgttgtgttgtgttgtgtatgtgtttctgaTTTAAACAGTACAAGCTTACCTTTTCTTTGATTTGCCATTGCTAGTTGGTGGCATgtgatgtatattttttaaggtGAAGGGAGATTCTCACTTCGAAGACAGAATCTAAATTGACTAAGTAGTTTTTAgaaacatgccttacaaaaacattactggtgtgcattatgaaacaaaacaatggcacttatgtattttaagttttatgttttcaatttagacagctctaacatttattttagtaaatgttatatatagtatatatacagtatataaaacatatatagtCACCTCCAAGCTAACGACATTAGTACGACAATAAAAACCTTAAAAAATCTTCAACGTTtggattaaatatattttaatattgtggGCTGTAAGTGTTTTTTgaataatcataataaatatatatattgaataaatattatcAGGTGGTTGGAGTGACACTCCTCCTATTGCGTTTGAGCATGGTGGATTGGTGGTCAACGTGGCCATCAAGGTGGATGGCAAACGGCCGATCGGAGCACGAGTTCGTCGCATTCCAGAACCTCATCTGCTGTTGGTCAGTACCAGCGGAGAACCAAACTGCAGTATTACCACAGAAACACTCTGTGAGGTTCTTACAGACCTGGAAGACTATTGCCAACCACATGCTCCAGGTGAGATGATGTGTTCAGGAATAAAATTGATGTAGAGTTTTTGCTTATCGCTAATCCCATGTTTGTGTTGTAGGTGCCCTGCTgaaagcagtgtgtgtgtgcagtgatgTGGTGTGTGTATCGTCTCCTCTCTCACTGAAAGATCAGCTGTTACAGCGCTGGGGTGGAGGACTGGATCTGCGCAGCTGGTCTACACTGCCACATGGATCTGGTCTCGGTGAGTGAATAACAGTTGAAGAGAAGTTAGCTTTGTAATGTCCCGATCCATTCCCGCTTTCTGCAAATCCAGAGCTGCATTATTGGAAAAAAATGTCAATGATCTGTGTTTGaatttgtgtgtttgcaggcACCAGCAGTATCCTGGCAGGTGCAGCTCTTGCTGCGGTGTACAGATGTACAGGACGGAgctacgacacaacgtctctcATTCATGATGTGCTTTATTTGGAGCAGATACTTACCACTGGTATGAGATACGAGATCATATTTGAGCATGTGATGTTGGTTACCACAAAGTTTCAACGTTAGCCCGACCACATTGCCTTAACCGATGACAATTCACAGAGGACAGAGGGAGTGTTTGGGAAATGTACTTTTGTTTTGTGATGGACATGTAGGTGGTGGATGGCAGGATCAGGTTGGCGGTTTGTTTGGAGGAGTGAAGGCCGCTCGATCCGTGGCTCAGTTGCCTCTGAGAGTTGAAGTTGAAcagctcgctctctctcaagACTTCCTGTCTGTCCTGCAGCAGCATCTTCTTCTGGTTTACACCGGAAAGACACGTTTAGCACGGAATCTTCTGCAGGTATGAGGTGAGCGACTGATCCTTCATTTACACTTTCATTATGTTGAATATTAATAAGGGTACTGTTTATGCAGGATGTGGTGCGCAGCTGGTACGCTCGATTACCCTCCATCGTACAGAACGCAGAACAGCTGGTGACCAATGCAGAAGAGTGTGCTGAAGCCTGCAGACAAGGTCAGAGTCCACATTTCTTTGAAATCTATACATCCCAAAAAGAAGGTTTAGTCAGGATCTAAGAACACATTCGGTGTGCAATAATAAATCATCTTTGCGGTTACTTTGATGTGTTTGTCTCAGGGTCTCTCTCCAGATTGGGGGTCTGTATGGACAGATACTGGCAGCAGAAGAAGCTGATGGCTCCGGGCTGTGAACCAGCAGCtgtgaggatgatgatgaatgAACTTCAGCCTCTGATCTTAGGACAGAGTCTTGCAGGAGCAGGAGGAGGTGGATTTCTCTTCTTGCTCACACGTGAACCTCAACAGAAGGAAAGAGTGAAAGAAGTACTCGGCAACATACAGGTGAGTGAGTGAAGCAGGTACAAAGTCTCCAGGACAAGAAAGTGTGATGTGTTGGTAAATCTGAAATATGTGATATTGAAGTTGTAGCTTATTTGGTTAAGGGTACAGCAAATGGCTGTTTCTCCAGAATAGAAATGAAAGACCTTTTATCACAAATAAATGCACATTACTTTACAGGCAAACAAAGCAgaatatacatttgtatttattccatGAAAAAAACTTATTGGTACCAAGAAATTACAAATAGGTTTTTTCAGCAAAAAATCTCAGAAGAGATTATAATAGGGTTTTCCCTTCATTTTATCTCAAATAGAAGCGAGTGTGGAGCATCAGCTTTTGAAAaaatttaatgtatttaatataacgTTGTTGGTCCTTTTTTGTTATCTCAGAGCATTGGTCTATTCAGTGTTCATTCGGTGGAGTTAGATATGGATGGGATCACCATCATTCAGAAGAGCTCTGAACATCCTGACTGACATCAGAAACTCAAATATGATCCAGAAACACGTGATCAGCAGACAACATGAATCTGAGTCATTGCCTTATATTCTGTAAATCTCAAACTTTAAATTAGTTTCATATTAATTTCTTGcatctattttaatatttgtaattcCATGaagatttttaaatgtatatatgcattactgtaaaattatatttaaacaataaatgcaataaaaacaaaacaaatggccTTAAACTgatttttgtatttgtgtgtgtttggctgtCCCTTGTATCTTTTGCTCATTTATcaacttttttattcattcaactTTGACTTCATGCAACTAACCTGTCTCTACATTGAAAGAAATATTTTAGCTTCGGCCaatgttatttactttttttttattgctatCGACTGAACATATGTTATTATTTGTAACTGGATCATTGAAATTGTAATGTAATTTGctttaacatcatttttttattttctttcataatatACACACCCTGGCTAAACCCTGTAAACATAGCAATCATCAcgttcatgtttaatgtcaatGAAGATCAGAAAGTTAAAGCTATTCATTTGACTTGATAGGAGATAAAACTTGGACTTGTGTAaagcattcatttatttgtcaGGTGAGCCACAGACTAGAGACGCGAGAGATGCAACCACGGAGGTATTTATTATAGAACACTTTCAAAAACACAGGAGAATGTATAAATACTGGCAAGACAACATTGGGGAGAATAGAGTCAGTATATATAGTTGTGCGGATGATGCTGGAAGGTGTGGGTGATTTGAGACGAGTGACAGGTGCGGGAACGTGAAGAATCATGGGAAACGTAGTCCGGGGAAAACCGGCAATGGGGAACATTGGGAAGCAGACATGCATAGCAACGGAGTCAGCCCCGCCTCttcactaagataaaagtttttgtcttttccttgcttagcgttgctctcagattggtcctgaatcatttgtaagctaaattaagagctttcgtagaggattcttagaagcttcaagaatacgggccctggttTAGAAGAGTCATGAAGTCAGTGCCCCATCTGCTGtacaaattatttacatttaaattatttcagtAAATTGAAACCTATTAACATTCATATtctgtatgtatttttattttaacttttgtaTTCCTCAAGGACTGGAAATGGAAATATTTTAACATTGCTCAATACCATACACTTATTTTTCTCTGTACTAAATCTGAAAGATGAGTATAgacatacaaatatttttattttaatggagTGTCTTTTTTTCTGTCCCTTATAATAATTGAATTCTGGCTCATTATTGTAACATAATAACCTGTCTCAGTCATTGTAAAACATTGGAAGTACTGTACTTTTATAACTTGGACTACTGCTCATATTTGTATATAGCATGCTTAAAGTTGTTTGCAATATAGTATGCATTATTGCAAACAACTTTAGAAACAAATTGAATAGTTTAACTTGACTTTGGACCGTTGTTTTGTTTCCTCAATTCTAAATTTAATCTCTGGGTTTTTACCCTGTCATACACGGTTGCATAGTTCTAACTCGTTTTTCCAGTTTTCTGTGCTGACAGTTTGACCTGTAAACAAGTTAAGAATTGTGACACTCCTTAAGCTCATATATATTTGAAGAACTGAAAGTACAAACTACAAAAACTAGTTTTACTATAAAACATCAACCGAGAACAGAAAGAAATGGACTTGGATGGTAAGCAttta contains:
- the LOC130551743 gene encoding L-fucose kinase, which produces MTDGELTRFTRRSSLPSPVHLSDVKHKRFGMADEVFMNWTVIVLTCQHKDSVYAFQRELEVRQKRGVLSAGALLLTVPDPHARLGSGGATLNALLVAAEHLSARAGYSVVNADVLDDAHILILHTGRDFPWDGCSRAFCWMSVQRSASVEGPVCCLDLLLDCLSTKICVGSPPGVWVCSTDMILNIPTRQLMSWDGFSGVRVVALPGDVSFAVQHGVYVADKEARVRNIIYKGSKDKIMCAAMPDGKLPLVSGPVFFSKAVAERLLQTHVTSPLDGCTYLGMDSGAPPLEISLFLDILMCLCSDLTENEFINGERPGCTSPSGPQGAVVRSGRAVLWRTLRGASISMLYIPEGRYDYLTQSGREHVVRLTESRSDTRILAHVQNVKSVAEGSRVINGVLEGDVRISTGAVVQHCHLQGPVQVPSGCLLAGLDLISSPCLQRLPLSNDIIIQGHRVMLGEMKITVHTVFGAHDSLEAHDDDVTASFLNHKWSEFYSRTGIQPVDLWGPEKTMSCCLLDARLFPVFMPHSGPVGLEGLSWLLGGPGQLKNWRDAWRLSLRDILILTDQQIELRWREELFFNVGRKRVVDTLQGHTDLSLLAFFRAAALAGQHEELLRTLDSVAAGSSGDLGIAARCLACIADVLGCLAGEGKGGLRSGPAANPLWAAAFKLLEDANLPAGVQELAEQRNRWLSRPDLLVRTARHYEGAGQILLRKAVMSARKFVFIGQGEMPPMGEWQEVECPARLDLSGGWSDTPPIAFEHGGLVVNVAIKVDGKRPIGARVRRIPEPHLLLVSTSGEPNCSITTETLCEVLTDLEDYCQPHAPGALLKAVCVCSDVVCVSSPLSLKDQLLQRWGGGLDLRSWSTLPHGSGLGTSSILAGAALAAVYRCTGRSYDTTSLIHDVLYLEQILTTGGGWQDQVGGLFGGVKAARSVAQLPLRVEVEQLALSQDFLSVLQQHLLLVYTGKTRLARNLLQDVVRSWYARLPSIVQNAEQLVTNAEECAEACRQGSLSRLGVCMDRYWQQKKLMAPGCEPAAVRMMMNELQPLILGQSLAGAGGGGFLFLLTREPQQKERVKEVLGNIQSIGLFSVHSVELDMDGITIIQKSSEHPD